One segment of Streptomyces sp. XD-27 DNA contains the following:
- a CDS encoding phosphopantetheine-binding protein yields MAPAAAIVALQQALDHDDVAVAVADIQWERFVHGYTAVRPSPFIGDLPAVRRMTEAAGGGEPGPAEAPASALRQRLAGMPAAEQLLVVTELVRSHAAAALGHTTTDEVGAQRAFKELGFDSLIALELRNRLGAATGRKLPATLVFDHPTPAALAAFLRSQLVEDGGAAAAPGIAELDKLESALSVLDPAGEDGERRAEIAARLQALLATWNEPRAATGDGAAEVTEQLQEATADEVFDFIEKELGI; encoded by the coding sequence ATGGCCCCGGCCGCCGCGATCGTCGCCCTCCAGCAGGCCCTGGACCACGACGACGTGGCCGTCGCCGTCGCCGACATCCAGTGGGAGCGGTTCGTCCACGGCTACACGGCGGTCCGCCCCAGCCCGTTCATCGGCGACCTGCCCGCGGTACGGCGGATGACCGAGGCGGCGGGCGGCGGCGAGCCCGGCCCGGCCGAGGCCCCCGCGTCCGCGCTGCGGCAGCGGCTGGCGGGCATGCCCGCCGCCGAGCAACTGCTGGTCGTCACGGAACTGGTGCGCTCCCACGCGGCCGCCGCGCTGGGCCACACCACCACCGACGAGGTCGGCGCCCAGCGGGCGTTCAAGGAACTGGGCTTCGACTCGCTCATCGCCCTGGAGCTGCGCAACCGGTTGGGCGCCGCCACCGGGCGGAAGCTCCCCGCCACGCTGGTCTTCGACCACCCGACTCCGGCGGCCCTCGCCGCGTTCCTGCGGTCGCAGCTGGTCGAGGACGGCGGCGCGGCGGCGGCGCCGGGCATCGCGGAGCTCGACAAGCTCGAATCCGCGCTGTCGGTGCTGGACCCGGCGGGCGAGGACGGCGAGCGGCGGGCGGAGATCGCGGCCCGGCTCCAGGCACTCCTGGCGACCTGGAACGAGCCCCGCGCGGCGACCGGCGACGGCGCCGCCGAGGTGACGGAGCAGCTGCAAGAGGCAACGGCGGATGAGGTCTTCGACTTCATCGAGAAAGAACTCGGAATCTGA